A genomic region of Leptolyngbya sp. NIES-2104 contains the following coding sequences:
- a CDS encoding CTB family bacteriocin: MNRVTVQSELFVDLSDEQQETVSGGISLKDLINTTFNFNNESLGFKADAKSGPSGSEVSQIVTAEKSAIDTSALKDFQLNFDPKGLMVY; the protein is encoded by the coding sequence ATGAACCGTGTTACTGTGCAGTCTGAATTGTTCGTCGATTTGTCGGATGAACAACAAGAAACCGTGTCGGGTGGCATCAGTCTGAAGGATTTAATCAACACAACTTTTAACTTCAACAATGAATCGCTTGGATTCAAAGCGGATGCAAAATCGGGTCCGAGTGGAAGTGAGGTTTCGCAAATCGTGACTGCTGAGAAAAGCGCGATCGACACGAGCGCTCTGAAAGACTTTCAACTGAACTTCGATCCGAAGGGCTTGATGGTCTACTAG